The sequence GTCTGGCATCGGGTACGCGGTGGTGGGATCCTGTTTCGTGTACTGATCTGCCATTGTTCTCACCCTTTCGCTACGCCGACCCGGTCCCCTCCGATGTACCCAGTTTCGCGGATCGAAATCGAGTGAACGACAGGTGAGCTGCGCCTCGCGCGTCTCCCGCGCGGTCGTGCAACTCCTCGCGGTTCATGCCTACGCCTTTGCATCCCTGAGCAACCCGGTATGTAGTCTGACCTGCGTGAGTTACTACGCCGCCTATGGGTCCAACATGCATCCGGAGCAGATGCTGCAGCGCTGCCCTCACTCGCCGATGGCGGGAACGGGCTGGTTGCACGGTTGGCGGCTCACGTTCAGCGGCGGTGACATCGGCTGGGAAGGCGCGCTCGCCACGGTGGTCGAAGACCCCGATTCCAAGGTCTTCGTGGTGCTGTACGACGTACCGGAGGAGGACGAGGTGAGCCTCGACCGCTGGGAGGGCTCCGAACTCGGAATTCACCGCAAGATCCGGGTACGGGTCGACACCGACGGAGAACCGGTGCTGGCCTGGCTGTATGTGCTCGATGCCTACGAGGGTGGGCTGCCGTCTGCGCGGTACCTCGGTGTCATGGCCGATGCCGCCGAAATCGCCGGGGCACCCGCCGACTACGTGCGCGACCTGCGTACCCGCAACAGCCGCAACGTCGGCCCGGGCACCGAATAGGGCGTCCCGGAGCAGTCAGCCCAGCACGAGGCTGGACAACACCCGCACGCCGACACCGAGCGCCCGCTCGTCCAGATCGAATGTGGGTTGATGGATGTCGAGCTGTTCACCGACGCCCGACCACACGCCCAGCCTGGCCATGGCACCCGGAACTTCCTCGAGATACCAGGAAAAGTCCTCGCCACCACCGGACTGCGGGGTGTCGGCGAGGGCGTCCGCACCCACGGTGCGGATAGCATTCTCGAACATTCGGGTCGACACCTCGTCGTTGACGACGGGCGGCACGCCCCTGCGGTAGTTGAGTTGGTATCGCACTCCCGTGGGCGCCAGCAGTCCGTGCACGATGTCGCGAACGAGCGGCTCGAGCATTTCCCACGTCTCGTGGTCACCGGTCCGCACCGTGCCGGTCATCATGCCGGTCTGCGGAATGGCGTTGGGGGCCCGGCCCGCGCTGACCGCTCCCCACACCATGACGGTGCCTGTACGTGGATCGATTCGCCGGCTCAGCATGCCCGGCAGGCCGGTGACCACAGTGCCGAGTGCGAAGACCAGATCGGTGGTGAGGTGCGGCCGCGATGTGTGACCACCGGGTGAGTCGAGCACAACCTCGATCGTGTCGGCAGCAGAGGTGATGGCGCCGAGTCGAATTCCGACGCGCCCGGCCGCGAGCCGGGGATCGCAGTGCAGCGCGAAGATGCGGGAGACGCCTTCGAGTCGCCCTGCCGCGACCACCTCCAGTGCGCCGCCGGGCATCACCTCTTCGGCGGGCTGGAATATCAGGCGGACACCGACCGGCAGTTCAGGAATCTCGCTGAGTGCCAGGCCTGTCCCGAGCAGGATCGTGGTGTGGGCGTCGTGGCCGCACGCGTGGGACACACCCGGCACTGTCGACGAGTACGTCGCCCCGGTGAGTTCCTGCAGCGGAAGCGCGTCCATGTCGGCGCGCAACGCGATCCGGGTTCCGGTGTCCGGGCCGAGATCACAGGTGAGTCCGGTACCTCCCGGGAGCAGTTCCGGTGAAAGACCCGCGGCAGCAAGCCGGGTCGCCACGAACTCCGTCGTGGCGTACTCGTGCCGCGCCAACTCCGGGTTGGCATGGATGTGCCGACGCCAATGCGAGAGGTCATCGGTGTGAGCACTGATCCATTTGTCGACGGCCGCATTCACCGGCGATCAACTCCTTCCAACAGCCGCACCCGCTGTGTGTCGTCCGTTGCAGCGCGAACTGCCGTCCGAGCCAACGCAAT comes from Rhodococcus oxybenzonivorans and encodes:
- a CDS encoding gamma-glutamylcyclotransferase; its protein translation is MSYYAAYGSNMHPEQMLQRCPHSPMAGTGWLHGWRLTFSGGDIGWEGALATVVEDPDSKVFVVLYDVPEEDEVSLDRWEGSELGIHRKIRVRVDTDGEPVLAWLYVLDAYEGGLPSARYLGVMADAAEIAGAPADYVRDLRTRNSRNVGPGTE
- a CDS encoding M20 family metallopeptidase, whose translation is MNAAVDKWISAHTDDLSHWRRHIHANPELARHEYATTEFVATRLAAAGLSPELLPGGTGLTCDLGPDTGTRIALRADMDALPLQELTGATYSSTVPGVSHACGHDAHTTILLGTGLALSEIPELPVGVRLIFQPAEEVMPGGALEVVAAGRLEGVSRIFALHCDPRLAAGRVGIRLGAITSAADTIEVVLDSPGGHTSRPHLTTDLVFALGTVVTGLPGMLSRRIDPRTGTVMVWGAVSAGRAPNAIPQTGMMTGTVRTGDHETWEMLEPLVRDIVHGLLAPTGVRYQLNYRRGVPPVVNDEVSTRMFENAIRTVGADALADTPQSGGGEDFSWYLEEVPGAMARLGVWSGVGEQLDIHQPTFDLDERALGVGVRVLSSLVLG